In the genome of Salana multivorans, the window CGTCGTCGAGCAGGTGGCCGAGGCCTACCGGTTCACCCAGGAGCAGCTCGACGCCGTCGCCGAGCCCGCCGACGAGCGCGCGCCCCGCGGCTCCTGGGGATACGTGCGCAACGTGCTCGGCGCCGTCGACCGGTTCGTCCCGGGGATGAGCGGCGCGACGGTGGCGTTCGTCGCGCGCGAGTGCTTCGGCTACCTGACGGATGCGCGGCTGCGCCAGACGATCGACGACGGCGTCGCCAGCGTGCTCGACGCCGGCGGTCCGTCGGTCGTGCTCGGGCACTCGCTCGGCGCCGTCATCGCCTACCACGTGCTGCGGGCCCACCCCTCGGCCGCGTCGTGGGACGTGCCGCTGTTCGTCACGATGGGCGCGCCGCTGGCGTGGCGCCCGGTCGCGCGGGCGCTCGCCCGGCTCGAGACGCCGCGCGTGCCCGCGTGCGTCGGGACCTGGGTCAACGCGCGCGACCCGCTCGACGCCGTCGCCATCGGTGGCCGGCTGGTCGGCGCGTTCCTCCCCGGCGGCCCCGGGCTGCCCGAGGTGCTGGAGGAGGACGGGATCGTCAACCCGGACGACGGCCGGCACGCCGTCGAGTACTACCTCGCCGACCCGCTCGTCGCGACGCGCATCGACGAGGTGCTCGCCGCGGGCTGAGCCCTTGCGGGCCGTCGCGGGCGGCCGGGCCCAGGGCCCCTGCGCCGGCCGCGGCCGTCTACGATCGCACGATGGGCTGGCGGCAGTGGGGGATCGGCAAGCGCAGCTCCCGTCGCGGCGATCCGACCGGCTCGCCCGGTGCCCGGGAGATCTCCGACTGGCTCGAGAGCTCCTCGCCCGCCGTCGAGGGTGACGACGAGCCCAACCCCTATCTGCCGCCCGGCACCCCGCCGACGTGGGCGGAGGCGTCCGACGAGGCGCTGCTCGGGGCCGGATCGCGGGGGTCGAAGCGTCGGCGTCGCGGCAAGCGGAACCCGGAGCCGTCGGGGACCGACGGCGGACGCGGCGCGTCGAAGCGCCGCGCGCGAGGGGCGAGCGGAGGGGCGGGGGCGAGCTCGTCCGCGCCGCGGCCGACGCCCGCGTCGTCACGCCCGTCGACGTCGTCCCCGACGGCCGCGGCGAGCGGCCCCGCGACGGCCCGACGGAGGCCGACGTCCGGGTACCTCGTCGTCGTCGCCCTCGTCCTCGCGCTCATCGGCGGCGGCATCTGGTTCGCCAACCGCGACCGTCCGCCGGGCGACCTCGGCGGCCCGGCGGTGCCGAACGCCGACCCGACCCGCGCGGAGCTGGTCGACCTCGACCCGGTCTGGGAGGCGTATCCGAGCGACGTCGTCTACGGCGGGATCGGCGGCGGGTCCTACGACACGTCGCCGTTCGTCGTGACGCCGGAGACCGTCGTCGTGCGCCGCGGCGAGGACCTGTTCGAGGACTCCGAGGCCTATGCGCTGATGGCGCTGTGGCGCGAGGACGGCAACATCGCGTGGGAGCTGGAGCTCGACGGCGTGATCTGCGCCACCGAGCTCCTGCACGTCTCGGGCGCCGTCGCGCACGCGTCCGAGGCGGAGGAGGTGGTCGTGTGCGCGGGCAACCGGCCGGCCGACGCCGCGACGGACGGCGCCCCCGCGGGCGAGCGGCTCCTGTTCCTCAACCCGACGACGGGCCGGATCGGCCTCGACCAGGAGCTCGACGCGCCCCCGGCGAGCATCGCGACGGCCACGCAGGGTCTCGTGGTCCAGGACCGGCTCGCGCTCCCCGGCACCGCGGGTGCCCCCGCCGCGGGCGAGGGGGCCGTGCTCGGGCTGCACTGGTTCGACGCGACGGGCCGCGAGCTCTGGGCGGCCGACGCGGTCGAGGTGAGCGGTGAGCTGGCCGACCGGTTCGTCCCCGACGACCCCGATCCCGACGACCCAGAGCCGAAGCTCTACAAGACCGAGTGGACCAGGTACGGCGACGCGCTGCTCGTCGCGATGAGCTGGAACGCCCTCGTGCTCGACGCCGCCGGCCCGCACGTCCTGCTCGACGACGGCGACCGCGAGCTGACCTGCGGCACGCTCGCGCCTGCTGGTCCGTCGCTCGTGTGTGCCGACGGGTGGCGGGCGACGCAGGTCGTCGCCGACCCCGCGACGGGCGACTGGCGCGAGGGATGGGTCTCGGAGGTCGGCGCCGTCGGTGCGGAGCGGCTGCTCGCGCCGCTCCTGCTGGGGGAGGACTCCGAGGACGACGTCACCGCCGTCATGACGCTCGACCCGGCGACCGGGGCGGCCGGCGCCGAGCTGGCCCGGCTGCGCGGCTACTACATCCGGCTCCACGGGACCCGCGAGGTCCCGGTGCTGCGCGGGAGCGACGCCCTCGTCGTCCTGGCTCCCGACGGCGGCTCGGCGCTCTGGCGCCGCGGCTTCGACAGCGACTACGGCGGGCTCGGGCTCTTCGTGGCCGGCGACCGCGTCGTGCTGCCCGACTACTCCCCGTCGCCGCGGCAGGACGTCGTGCTGGACGCGGCCGACGGACACGAGGTCGCGCGCATCACCGAGGGCACGCTCTGGCCGGTCGAGGGTCGTCAGGTCCTCTCGCTCGCCTACGACGGGGTGCGTCTCGTCGAGCTGCCCTGAGCTGGATCAGCTCCCCCGAGGTGGATCAGGCGAGGTCGGTCGGGTCGAGCAGGAGCTCGTCCTCGTCGACCAGCTCACCCCCGGCGGCGGCGTGGAGCGCGCGGGCCGCCTCGGAGATCGCGGCGCGCGCGTGCTCGCGCGTCTCGAGCGCCGCCGCCGTCTCGCCGGGCAGTCGGCCGGCCGCCGCCGCCCGCACCGCGGGGTCGGCGAGCCACTGCAACCGGTAGGCGATGACGCCGCCGCCCGTCCAGGCGCAGTCGGCGAGCGCCGCCGGGATCACCTCGGCCGCCTCGACGTGGAGCGTGACGCTCGACGGGGTCGCGGTCGGGACCGGCCAGTCCGCCCCGTACCCGTCGAGGCCGGCGGCCGCCGCCTCCTCGACGCCGCGCAGCAGGACGAGACCGGGCAGGTGCGGCTCGAGGATCGCCGCGGTGGCGGCGGGCTCGAGCCAGGTGGGGGAGTAGAGCGTGATGTCGACGGCGCTGGCCGGGTCGGGCTCGACGACGACGCCCTCGCTCGTGCGCAGCCCGCCGGCGAGGCGTCGGGCGCAGGCCGCGAGGACGTCGAGCACCTGACGCTCGAGCCCGGTCGGGTGGTGGTCGCCGAACGCGTCGAGCAGGTCGCCGTAGCCGTCGGGCAGCCGCGGGACGGCGCCCGACCGCTCCGCGCCCACGTCGACGACGAAGGCCGTGCTCGCCCAGGGTGGAAGGCCGAGGTCGGCCCGGTTGACGATGTCAACGCGCCAGGGGCCGGTCAGGGTCGCGCGCTCCAGCGTGCCGTCGGGCAGGGTCGGGACGGCGTGCCCCGCCGCGAGGATCTCGGCGTGCTCGGCCGCGAGCAGGTCGAGCACGCCCGGCAGCCCCGGGGGGCCGTCGGTCGGGGCGGGCCGCCACGTGGCGCCGACGACGCTGGAGCCCACGAGCGCGTCGAGGTCGCTCCACGTCACGTCGTCGTCGAGCAGGAGGAGGTGGTGACCCCCGGCCGCGGTGCGGGTGAGCCGCGGCCACGCCGGTCCGCCGGGCGACCGGTCGGTCGGCTCGCCCGGCTCCGTCGACCCGGACGGCCCGGACGCCGGGAGCGGTCCGGTCACGGCACCTGCGTGCGGTGGAAGTCGACGTGCGAGCGGCTCGCCGTCGGGCCGCGCTGGCCCTGGTAGCGCGAGCCCGTCGCGCCCGAGCCGTAGGGGCGCTCGGCGGCGGAGGACAGGCGGAAGAAGCAGAGCTGACCGATCTTCATCCCGGGCCAGAGCGTGATCGGCAGCGTCGCGACGTTCGACAGCTCCAGCGTCACGTGCCCCGTGAAGCCCGGGTCGATGAAGCCGGCCGTCGAGTGCGTCAGGAGGCCGAGGCGGCCGAGCGACGACTTGCCCTCGAGGCGCGCCGCGACGTCGTCGGGGAGCGTCACGAGCTCGTGGGTCGCGCCGAGCACGAACTCCCCGGGGTGCAGGACGAACGGCTCGTCCGGCCCGACCTCGACGAGGCGGGTCAGGTCGCTCTGGTCCTGCGCCGGGTCGATGACCGGGTACTTGTGGTTGTCGAACAGCCGGAAGAACCGGTCGAGCCGCACGTCGACGGAGCTGGGCTGGACCATCGCCGGGTCGTAGGGGTCGAGGGCCACCCGGCCGGACTCGATCTCGGCGCGGATGTCGTGGTCGGAGAGCAGCACGGGTCAACGGTAGTGGGGCCCGGCTGCGGGCACCACGGGTTCGCGGGTGTCGAGCCATCGCGGCCCGATGAGGTACGGTCGAACGTTCTTCTCGAGAGGGGGAGCGGGATGACGGAGCCGCGCGACGAGACGCCGGGGGGTGGCAGCGACCCCCTGTACTGGTGGGACCAGGCCGCCCTCGACCCTGCCCCGGACGCCGACCCGCCCGGGCCAACCCCCGTGTTCCCGGCCGGCGCAGCGCCGCTCGCGCCGAGCGCTCCGTCGTCGCCGGTGAGTCCGACGCCGCCTCCCGCGACCCCACCGCTTCCCGCGTCGCCGGGCCCCGCCGCCCCGTCGTCGGTCCCCTCGTGGGGGACGCCGGGGCCGGCCCCGAGGACGGGTGCGCCCACGCCCTCCTCCCGCCCGTCGTCGAGCGCCCCCCGATCGATGTCGACGGCGACGTCGACGGCCGGGACGACGACCGGCTACGCGACGACGTCCAAGCCGCGGAGCGGCAAGCCCGGTGTCGGCTTCTACGTCGGGATGGCGGTCGTCGCGATGCTGTTCATCGGCGGCATGGTGCGGGGCTGCGGCAGCGACTCGACGACCGTCGTCGACCCGGACCCCGCGCCGACCTACAGCCAGGACCGGGACGCGACGCGACCGACGGCGGACCAGCTCCTCGACCCCGTCCCCCTCGAGCCGTCGTGGACGACCGACCTCGACGGAGCCATCCGCTACGCGCTGGACGGCTCGACCGAGTGGAAGCCGCAGATCATTCTCGGCGAGAGCACCTGGGTCGTGGGCATCGGCGAGTACGACACCCCGGTCGACACGCTCGTCGGGCTCGACGCCGCGACGGGCGAGCAGGTCTGGTCGGCCACGCTCGAGGGCGCCGTGTGCGCCGACGAGGACGGGTTCGAGCAGATCCTCTGCCTCGACGCGCCCGGTGGCCTCGGGCCGCAGGGCGGGCGGAGCACCGCGATGTCGCTCGTCGCCGTCGGGATGGACGACGGCGTCACCGAGTCCCACGACGTCGATCTCGGGTCCGTCCGCTCGGTCCACCGGACCGACGAGGGGCTCCTCGTCTACTCCGACTCCACGCAGGGGGCCGACGCGATGATGAGCCTCGTCTCGCCGACGGGCGAGGTGCTGTGGTCGACGCCGGTGCTGGCCGGCGACGAGCCGACGACCCTGAGCGAGAGCGAGGTCACCTCCTTCTCCTGGCTCGAGCTGGCGGACTCGGCGGTCGCGCTCACGACCACGAGCGCCTTCGTGTCGGTCGACCCGGCGACGGGGCCGGTCGCGCCGCCGGTCTCGTGCCCGCTCCTGGCCAGCGACGGGCAGGCGCTCTACTGCCGGTCGTACTACCCGGACCAGGGCGTGGTCAGCTACGACTCGCGGGCCGAGCAGCGCTGGCTGGCGACGGGCCTCGAGCTCGTCTACCCCTACAGCTCGACGCCGTCGCCGGTCGTCGTCGGCGACGGGAACGAGTACCCCGCCGACGAGACCCTGGCGATGGACTGGTCGACGGGCTCCGTCACGGGGACCGGGGTGGAGCTGCTCGCGTCCGACGACGACCCGGACTCCTGGTACTGGTCCTCCGGCTCGCCCGGCCGGCCCGTGCTGGTCGAGACGTGGTACGACCCGTCGCTGATGCGGCTGACGGCGCTCGACGACGAGGGGCGGCCGCTCTGGTCGCTGGTGGGCGACGGATACCCCGCCATGCCGCCCGTCGTCACCCTGTCCGACGGACGCGAGGTCGTCCTCGTCCAGATCGCCGGCGATCTCGCGGCGATCGACTGGAACACCGGGGAGCAGATCGCCGTGTACGACGACGGCGGGTACGGGACGATCGAGCAGGGACCGTCCGGCGTCGCGCAGGTGCAGTACGCGAGCGTGTCGCGGCTCGAGCTCGGGTAGGATGGTCTCCGGCGTCGCCCCGAGCGGCGCCGCGCGGGTGTAGTTCAATGGTAGAACTTCAGCTTCCCAAGCTGACAGCGCGGGTTCGATTCCCGTCACCCGCTCCGCACGACGGCTCCTGACGTCGTCGACGCCCGGTCCCCGTCGTGGGGCCGGGCGTTTCGTTCTTTCCGGCCGCTTCGCGGCGCTCCGGCCCGTCGTCCCGGGGCGCTCAGGCGAAGGAGCGCCAGAGGAGCCAGCCGGCGAGCGCGGTCGCGGCCGCGATGACGACGAGCTGCGTCCCCACCCAGAACCATCCGGGCCAGCCGGTCTGACGGGCGAGCTCCGCCGGGTCGCTGCCGCGCGGGGACGGCGCGACCGCCGCCCAGTGCCGCCAGGCGCCGAGCACGAGGACCGCCGCCACGACGAGGACCACCGTCACCGACCGCGCGTCCGAGCGCCACCACCACAGCGCGCCGGCGGCCAGGCCGACCAGCAGGGTGACGCCGGCCGTCGTCCACGACCGCACGAACGGCAGCGTGACGACGCAGCCGAGCGCGACCAGCAGGAGCAGCAGCGGCGCCCAGCCCGCGAGCGCCACCCAGACGAGCCCGGCGCCGACCAGCGCCGGCATCGGGTAGCCGGCCCACGTCGTGAGGGCGAGCCCCGGCCCGCGTCGCTTCCCGACGGTGACGGCGTGTCCCGACATGTCGCCGCGGACGACGAAGCCGGTGAACCGGCGACCGACCAGGACGCCGACCACCGCGTGCCCCAGCTCGTGCACGAGCGTGACGCCGATCCGGACGAGCCGCCACAGCGGCGGGACCGCCACGAGCGCGACGCCGAGCGCCACCGGCAGCCACAGCACCCACGCGGGCGCGGCGCCGTCGGGGCAGAACGTGTCACCGCTCAGCCGGGCTCCGGCGCACCAGCCGCTCGCCGGCCCGTCGGCGTCCGGTGCCGTGCGCTCGACGACGGCCCGCCACCACGCGGCGTCCGCCCAGGGCAGCCACGCTAGAGCTCCCACGCCTCACCCCACTCGATCTTCCGGGCCGCGCGGAAGGCGTCCCGGTCGCGCTTGGTCACGGTCACCTGCTCGATCCCACCGTCCGGCGCGCACAGCTCCAGCCGGATGTGCCCCGGCCGCGTCTCGGGGTGGCGCAGCACCCGACCGGCCGGTCGCGCGATGGCCGGGCCGCTGGTCGGGGCCAGCGCCGCGACCCAGCTGAACTTCTCGTCCTCGAACCCGCGCTCGCCGCCCTTGGCCGCGCGGTGCTCCCGGGTGCGTGGCAGCCGGACGGCCGCGTGGCACCAGTCGCCCTCGCGCGCCGCGACCGGGCACGCCTCCTCGTGCGGGCACGGCGCGGCCACCCGCCAGCCTCGGCGCAGCAGCTCGGCGCGCACCTCGAGCACGCGCCGGAACCCCGCCGGCGTCCCCGGCTCGATCACGACGACGGCCTCCCGCGCCCCGGCCGTCAGTCGGTCGACGAGCGCGCGACGGGCTGCGTCGTCGATCTCGGACAGGACGTAGCCGGCCACCGCGAGGTCCGCCCGTCGGTCCGGTCCGGCGGCGTCGTCGGTGTCGTCGGCGGGGACGGCCGCGCCGGCCCCGGGGTCGGCGCGGCCGACCCGGCGCGGGCCGATCGAGGCGAGGGTCGTGGTGACGTCGAGGTCGGTGGCCGCGAGGACCTCGCGGGCGACCGCGAGGGCTGGCGCCGAGTAGTCCTCGAGCGTCGCGGCGTCGAGGGAGTCCCAGGTGGCCCACGCGGCGGCCGTCGCGGCCCCCGTCCCTGCCCCGACGTCGAGCAGCGTCCGCGGGGCCAGCCCCGGCACGGCGCGGGCGAGCTCCTCGAAGGCGAACCGAGCCGCCGCGAACGTCGCGGGCAGCCGCGTGAGGGCGTACGCGCTCGCGTCACCGGCGTCGGCGATGATCGGCGACGCGGCCGGCCGGTCCGCCCGGTACCGCTCCGACAGCCGCCGCGCCGAGGCCTCCGTGCCGCGGGTGTCCGCGGGGGCGCCGGGCCGGCGGGAGGACCGCAGCCGTGCGAGCCGGTCCGCGAGCTCGGCGGGGAGCTGGATGGTCACGGGCACGGGCAGCAGTCTCTCACCGCGGTGCGTGCCGCGGGCGGCGCGCCGAGTGCCGGGTGCGCGATGCCGGTGGCGGCCGGCCCCGCGCCGACGCGGGAGAATGGCGGTCGTGCCTCTCTCCCCCGCCAGCGGCTCGCTCGCCTCGCGCGCGGTCCCGGCGATCCTGCGTCGTCCCGGCGCCGGCGGCATCCTCGCGATGATCGCGCTCTCGCTCGCGCTGCGGGCGCCGCTCAACGCCGTCCCGCCGGTCGCCGGCGAGCTGGGCGAGGCGCTCGGCGTCTCGGCGGGCGCGGTCGGCCTGCTCACGTCGATCCCCGTCCTCTGCTTCGGTCTCGTGACGCCAGCGTCGTCCCTGCTCCTGCGCGCGCTCGGCCTGCGCGTCTCGGGCGCCGCCTGTCTCATCGGCGTCGTCACCGGGTCGGTGCTGCGATCCGGCGGCTCGTTCGCGCTCGCGCTCGTCGGGACGTTCCTCATCGGCGCCTCGCTCTCGATCGGGAACCTTGTGGTGCCGGTGCTGATCGGACGCGTGTACCCGATGCGCGCGGCCGCTCTCATGGGTGTCTACAGCTCGGTGATGAACCTGGGCTCGACGCTCGCGACCGCCCTCACCGCGACGCTGGCCGTCC includes:
- the dcd gene encoding dCTP deaminase encodes the protein MLLSDHDIRAEIESGRVALDPYDPAMVQPSSVDVRLDRFFRLFDNHKYPVIDPAQDQSDLTRLVEVGPDEPFVLHPGEFVLGATHELVTLPDDVAARLEGKSSLGRLGLLTHSTAGFIDPGFTGHVTLELSNVATLPITLWPGMKIGQLCFFRLSSAAERPYGSGATGSRYQGQRGPTASRSHVDFHRTQVP
- a CDS encoding PQQ-binding-like beta-propeller repeat protein; translation: MSTATSTAGTTTGYATTSKPRSGKPGVGFYVGMAVVAMLFIGGMVRGCGSDSTTVVDPDPAPTYSQDRDATRPTADQLLDPVPLEPSWTTDLDGAIRYALDGSTEWKPQIILGESTWVVGIGEYDTPVDTLVGLDAATGEQVWSATLEGAVCADEDGFEQILCLDAPGGLGPQGGRSTAMSLVAVGMDDGVTESHDVDLGSVRSVHRTDEGLLVYSDSTQGADAMMSLVSPTGEVLWSTPVLAGDEPTTLSESEVTSFSWLELADSAVALTTTSAFVSVDPATGPVAPPVSCPLLASDGQALYCRSYYPDQGVVSYDSRAEQRWLATGLELVYPYSSTPSPVVVGDGNEYPADETLAMDWSTGSVTGTGVELLASDDDPDSWYWSSGSPGRPVLVETWYDPSLMRLTALDDEGRPLWSLVGDGYPAMPPVVTLSDGREVVLVQIAGDLAAIDWNTGEQIAVYDDGGYGTIEQGPSGVAQVQYASVSRLELG
- a CDS encoding M50 family metallopeptidase, translated to MGALAWLPWADAAWWRAVVERTAPDADGPASGWCAGARLSGDTFCPDGAAPAWVLWLPVALGVALVAVPPLWRLVRIGVTLVHELGHAVVGVLVGRRFTGFVVRGDMSGHAVTVGKRRGPGLALTTWAGYPMPALVGAGLVWVALAGWAPLLLLLVALGCVVTLPFVRSWTTAGVTLLVGLAAGALWWWRSDARSVTVVLVVAAVLVLGAWRHWAAVAPSPRGSDPAELARQTGWPGWFWVGTQLVVIAAATALAGWLLWRSFA
- a CDS encoding small ribosomal subunit Rsm22 family protein encodes the protein MPVTIQLPAELADRLARLRSSRRPGAPADTRGTEASARRLSERYRADRPAASPIIADAGDASAYALTRLPATFAAARFAFEELARAVPGLAPRTLLDVGAGTGAATAAAWATWDSLDAATLEDYSAPALAVAREVLAATDLDVTTTLASIGPRRVGRADPGAGAAVPADDTDDAAGPDRRADLAVAGYVLSEIDDAARRALVDRLTAGAREAVVVIEPGTPAGFRRVLEVRAELLRRGWRVAAPCPHEEACPVAAREGDWCHAAVRLPRTREHRAAKGGERGFEDEKFSWVAALAPTSGPAIARPAGRVLRHPETRPGHIRLELCAPDGGIEQVTVTKRDRDAFRAARKIEWGEAWEL